A window of Pseudomonadota bacterium contains these coding sequences:
- a CDS encoding type II toxin-antitoxin system HicA family toxin yields MGKADKLLKRLISKPKDFTYDELKRLLSVYGYKEAKTGKTSGSRIAFIDHATQHIIRLHKPHPHPELKQYQIDAILEELKRQGILQ; encoded by the coding sequence ATGGGAAAAGCTGATAAGCTCCTGAAAAGGTTAATTTCTAAACCAAAAGATTTCACTTACGATGAGTTGAAACGATTGTTATCGGTATATGGATATAAGGAGGCCAAAACAGGTAAGACATCAGGATCGAGGATTGCATTTATAGATCATGCAACACAGCATATTATCAGGCTACATAAACCACATCCTCATCCTGAGCTTAAGCAGTACCAGATTGATGCTATTCTTGAAGAATTGAAAAGACAGGGGATACTACAATGA
- the carB gene encoding carbamoyl-phosphate synthase large subunit has product MPKRTDINSILIIGSGPIVIGQACEFDYSGSQACKALREEGFRVILVNSNPATIMTDPDMADRVYIEPLTPEILEEIIKVERPDTILPTIGGQTALNLATIISERGILDKYNVELIGADYKAIRKAEDREEFKAAMENIGLEVPRSGLAHNMDDAKWVAKEIGFPLIIRPSYTLGGTGAAVAYNIEEFKVLALRGLESSMTTEILIEESVIGWKEYELEVMRDKKDNVVIICSIENFDAMGVHTGDSVTVAPAQTLTDKEYQAMRDAAIKIIREIGVETGGSNIQFAVHPDTGRMTIIEMNPRVSRSSALASKATGFPIAKIAAKLAVGYTLDEIPNDITKKTPASFEPTIDYCVVKVPRFTFEKFKGADETLTVQMKSVGEAMAIGRTFKEALQKGFRSLEVGVYGIMDERLPGIHDPLFIKQKLITPNKDRVFYIRHALKAGIDINEIYELTGIDRWFLKNIEEIVQFEAEIAGQDDLSEELMLRAKRFGFSDRQIGTLIGKNEEEIRAARISMGIKSVFKLVDTCAAEFEAYTPYYYSTYEKEDESRISDKKKIMILGGGPNRIGQGIEFDYCCVHAAFALKALGYETIMVNSNPETVSTDYDTSDKLYFEPLTFENVLDIAEREKPDGVVVQFGGQTPLNLAVALQKSGVPIIGTTPESIDMAEDRDKFKTLLKELDLTQPENGIAISFEEAKEVANTIGYPVVVRPSYVLGGRAMEIVYTDGDLMNFMEKAAEASPDKPILIDKFLEDAIEIDVDAVADGETCVVAGIMEHIEEAGIHSGDSACALPPYSLDDKVIDKIKTYTYMLAKKLNVIGLMNIQYAVRNDVIYVLEVNPRASRTIPFVSKATGIQWAKVAVKLMVGLKLKDLGIDKEVEITHVAVKESVFPFNKFYGVDTILGPEMKSTGEVMGIDMNFGAAFLKAQLGAGQDLPASGNVLLSVKNKDKRNVVFIAKKLSDLGFKIFTTKGTGKVLANNGIDVAFVNKVSEGRPHIVDMIKNGELQFIINTPSGRNPMQDEVSIRANAVQYKIPYTTTLSGAQAMVNAIEHIKKGGLQVKALQDYFK; this is encoded by the coding sequence ATGCCGAAACGAACAGACATAAATAGCATACTTATCATAGGCTCCGGCCCGATTGTGATCGGCCAGGCCTGTGAATTCGATTATTCAGGAAGTCAGGCATGCAAGGCGCTGAGAGAGGAAGGCTTCAGGGTAATCCTTGTTAACAGCAACCCTGCAACGATCATGACAGACCCTGATATGGCAGACCGGGTTTATATTGAGCCCCTTACACCCGAAATACTTGAAGAGATCATTAAAGTTGAAAGGCCCGATACGATCCTTCCCACTATCGGCGGTCAGACAGCCCTTAACCTTGCCACAATCATTTCAGAGAGGGGCATCCTCGATAAATATAATGTAGAGCTGATAGGCGCTGATTACAAAGCGATTAGAAAGGCTGAGGACAGGGAAGAGTTCAAGGCTGCTATGGAAAATATCGGTCTCGAAGTGCCCAGAAGCGGCCTTGCCCACAATATGGATGATGCAAAGTGGGTGGCTAAAGAAATAGGCTTTCCGCTCATCATAAGGCCAAGTTATACCCTCGGAGGCACAGGTGCGGCGGTTGCATACAATATAGAAGAATTTAAAGTCCTCGCCTTAAGAGGCCTTGAGAGCAGCATGACCACAGAAATCCTCATCGAGGAATCCGTCATAGGCTGGAAGGAATATGAACTTGAGGTTATGAGGGACAAAAAAGACAACGTTGTCATTATTTGTTCCATTGAGAACTTTGACGCCATGGGCGTGCACACAGGCGACAGCGTCACTGTGGCGCCGGCACAGACCCTGACAGATAAAGAATACCAGGCCATGAGGGACGCCGCTATCAAGATCATAAGGGAAATAGGCGTTGAAACGGGAGGTTCCAATATCCAGTTTGCCGTACATCCGGATACAGGCAGGATGACAATCATTGAGATGAATCCCAGGGTTTCCCGGAGCTCAGCCCTTGCGTCAAAGGCTACAGGATTCCCTATTGCAAAGATCGCTGCAAAGCTTGCAGTAGGATACACCCTGGACGAAATCCCCAATGATATAACAAAAAAGACCCCGGCATCGTTCGAGCCGACCATAGACTATTGTGTTGTCAAGGTTCCAAGGTTTACCTTTGAAAAGTTTAAAGGGGCGGATGAGACTCTGACCGTGCAGATGAAATCCGTAGGGGAGGCAATGGCCATTGGAAGAACCTTTAAGGAGGCGCTGCAAAAGGGCTTCAGGTCGCTTGAAGTTGGTGTTTACGGAATCATGGACGAGAGACTTCCGGGTATACATGACCCGCTGTTTATAAAACAAAAACTGATTACCCCGAACAAAGACAGGGTATTCTATATTCGCCACGCATTAAAGGCAGGCATCGATATTAACGAAATTTATGAGCTCACAGGCATAGACAGGTGGTTTCTGAAGAATATTGAAGAGATTGTGCAGTTTGAAGCAGAAATAGCCGGGCAGGATGATTTATCTGAAGAACTTATGCTCAGGGCAAAAAGATTTGGATTTTCCGACAGGCAGATAGGCACTCTTATCGGCAAAAACGAAGAAGAGATACGTGCAGCAAGAATCAGTATGGGCATTAAAAGCGTTTTTAAGCTTGTTGACACATGCGCCGCCGAATTTGAGGCATATACCCCTTATTACTATTCCACCTATGAAAAAGAAGACGAATCAAGGATCTCTGACAAAAAAAAGATCATGATCCTGGGCGGCGGGCCAAACAGAATCGGCCAGGGTATAGAATTCGATTACTGCTGCGTCCATGCCGCTTTTGCGCTGAAAGCACTCGGTTATGAAACTATCATGGTAAACAGCAACCCTGAGACTGTAAGCACAGATTATGACACATCAGACAAATTGTATTTTGAGCCTCTTACCTTTGAAAATGTGCTTGATATTGCAGAACGTGAAAAACCGGATGGCGTAGTCGTTCAGTTCGGCGGACAGACGCCGCTCAACCTTGCAGTGGCCTTGCAGAAATCAGGCGTACCCATAATAGGAACAACACCGGAAAGTATAGACATGGCAGAAGACAGGGACAAGTTCAAGACTTTGCTTAAAGAACTGGACCTCACCCAGCCCGAAAACGGCATAGCCATATCATTTGAAGAAGCAAAAGAAGTAGCAAACACGATAGGATATCCTGTTGTGGTGCGGCCGTCCTATGTGCTTGGCGGCAGGGCCATGGAAATCGTTTATACAGACGGCGACCTTATGAACTTCATGGAAAAGGCAGCCGAAGCGTCACCGGATAAACCGATCCTGATAGACAAGTTTCTTGAAGATGCCATAGAAATAGACGTAGATGCCGTTGCCGACGGCGAAACCTGCGTAGTTGCAGGCATCATGGAACATATCGAAGAAGCCGGCATCCATTCGGGAGACAGCGCCTGTGCATTGCCGCCCTACTCTCTCGATGACAAGGTGATCGACAAAATAAAGACATACACATATATGCTTGCTAAGAAACTCAACGTTATAGGCCTCATGAATATCCAGTACGCCGTAAGAAATGATGTGATTTATGTACTTGAGGTAAATCCCCGTGCAAGCAGAACCATTCCATTTGTCAGCAAAGCCACCGGCATCCAGTGGGCCAAGGTAGCTGTCAAACTGATGGTAGGGCTAAAATTGAAAGACCTTGGAATTGATAAAGAGGTTGAGATAACGCATGTAGCCGTGAAAGAATCAGTCTTCCCTTTCAATAAGTTTTACGGGGTTGATACGATCCTCGGGCCTGAAATGAAGTCTACCGGTGAGGTCATGGGAATAGACATGAATTTCGGCGCTGCCTTTCTCAAGGCACAACTCGGCGCAGGCCAGGACCTCCCTGCTTCCGGAAACGTGCTCCTGAGTGTAAAAAACAAGGATAAGAGGAATGTAGTATTCATCGCAAAGAAGCTGTCCGACCTGGGTTTTAAGATATTTACCACAAAAGGAACCGGAAAAGTCCTCGCAAACAACGGGATCGATGTAGCTTTCGTCAATAAGGTATCTGAAGGTAGACCACATATCGTTGACATGATCAAGAATGGTGAGCTTCAATTTATCATTAATACACCAAGCGGCAGAAATCCGATGCAGGATGAAGTAAGTATACGGGCAAACGCAGTCCAGTACAAAATCCCATACACAACAACCCTTTCCGGTGCACAGGCCATGGTTAATGCCATAGAACACATTAAAAAAGGCGGACTTCAGGTCAAAGCACTGCAAGATTATTTCAAATAA
- a CDS encoding type II toxin-antitoxin system HicB family antitoxin, with protein MKDIMMHKDFIGTVHYNADDEIFHGRIEGVNDLIAFEGNSVKELKEAFIEAVEDYILLCKETGKEPLKSCKGSFNVRIPPELHINALIQATTAGISLNHFIKKAIERELADISQNKHREH; from the coding sequence ATGAAAGATATTATGATGCACAAAGATTTTATCGGAACAGTCCATTATAATGCTGATGACGAGATATTCCATGGCAGGATTGAAGGCGTCAATGACCTCATTGCCTTTGAAGGTAACAGCGTAAAGGAATTGAAAGAGGCTTTTATTGAGGCTGTTGAAGACTATATCCTTCTATGCAAGGAAACTGGAAAAGAACCGTTAAAATCATGTAAGGGCAGCTTTAACGTCCGCATACCGCCGGAATTGCATATCAACGCTCTTATCCAGGCCACGACAGCAGGAATATCACTGAACCATTTTATCAAAAAAGCAATCGAACGGGAATTGGCAGACATAAGTCAGAACAAACACCGTGAGCATTAA
- a CDS encoding ParB/RepB/Spo0J family partition protein, whose amino-acid sequence MATKKTVESTEFMYLSLESIIVEEQVRSGIDTESDSFKALMESIKDRGVLEPVLVTPKDGKYLLLCGERRYLAAQKLDLESIPARIVNTITQKDEILAYQLTENLQREDLNPIDQAKGILTYIQAKHPDKGFDVNGVMNELVSYDRRPDGVSAEIAATFAAILEISGKSTKTLFNGLSLLKLSPEIQAEIRSGNLPVSQGYLFAANLDCPDLMTIFTDILKTPVTYITLERMLTAYKKVKPEPTKTKPIPVKKQVKSIASIKTVFEKGIGTYIREDVETYLYELQVFCNFVQQQSFITPYGKKRPPQV is encoded by the coding sequence ATGGCAACTAAGAAAACAGTTGAAAGTACGGAATTTATGTACCTGTCTCTGGAAAGCATTATAGTGGAAGAACAGGTTCGTTCAGGGATCGATACGGAGAGTGATTCCTTCAAGGCACTCATGGAATCGATTAAAGACCGGGGTGTATTAGAACCTGTCCTTGTAACACCAAAAGACGGCAAATACCTGCTGCTATGCGGGGAACGCCGTTATCTTGCAGCCCAAAAGCTTGATCTGGAATCCATCCCTGCTCGTATCGTCAATACGATCACCCAGAAGGATGAGATACTGGCTTATCAGTTGACGGAGAACCTTCAGCGGGAAGACCTGAATCCCATCGATCAGGCAAAAGGGATACTTACATATATTCAGGCAAAACATCCCGATAAGGGATTCGATGTGAACGGGGTGATGAACGAATTAGTAAGCTATGATAGAAGACCTGACGGAGTATCTGCCGAAATTGCCGCAACGTTTGCGGCAATTCTTGAAATCTCCGGAAAGTCAACAAAGACGCTGTTCAACGGACTATCACTTTTAAAACTTTCTCCTGAAATTCAGGCCGAAATCAGGTCAGGAAACCTGCCTGTTTCCCAGGGGTATCTCTTTGCCGCCAACCTTGATTGCCCGGATCTTATGACGATATTTACCGACATTTTGAAGACGCCGGTTACTTACATTACCTTGGAAAGAATGCTCACTGCATACAAAAAAGTCAAACCTGAACCGACTAAAACAAAACCCATACCTGTAAAGAAACAGGTTAAAAGTATTGCATCAATAAAAACAGTCTTTGAAAAGGGTATTGGAACCTATATACGGGAAGACGTTGAAACATATCTCTATGAACTACAGGTTTTCTGTAATTTTGTACAGCAACAGAGTTTTATAACCCCATACGGCAAGAAAAGACCGCCACAGGTGTGA
- the carA gene encoding glutamine-hydrolyzing carbamoyl-phosphate synthase small subunit, with protein sequence MKAAKAFIALEDGAIFEGKSCGIEGEREGEIVFNTSMTGYQEIMTDPSYKGQIVTMTYPLIGNYGVNEDDIESVNPKVEGFIVRELSKIASNYRSQDDIVNYLHRHNILAIEEVDTRALTRHIRVQGAMKGIISTIDSDPESLVKKAKASKGIIGRDLVKEVTCTEPYIWSNREEDRGSQSRINRPDYSPFTIHHSLLKVIVMDFGVKMNILRMLNKSGCHVTVVPASTSAENIFAMQADGVLLSNGPGDPEGVPYAIEEIKKLIGKIPVFGICLGQQLLGLAYGGRTYKLKFGHRGANQPIKDLATGKVYIVSENHGFAVDIDSIKTESVKATHINLNDNTIEGLEHETYPVFSVQYHPEASPGPHDAYGLFAKFTDMMKEFRKKKI encoded by the coding sequence ATGAAAGCAGCAAAGGCATTCATTGCCCTTGAGGACGGAGCTATATTTGAGGGGAAAAGCTGCGGGATAGAGGGTGAAAGGGAAGGGGAAATAGTTTTTAACACCAGCATGACCGGCTATCAGGAAATTATGACAGACCCCTCATATAAAGGACAGATTGTTACAATGACTTACCCCCTCATCGGCAACTACGGCGTAAACGAAGACGATATTGAATCAGTCAATCCGAAGGTAGAAGGATTCATTGTCAGAGAATTAAGCAAGATTGCAAGCAACTACAGGTCTCAGGACGATATTGTCAATTACCTTCACAGGCATAACATATTAGCCATAGAAGAGGTTGATACACGAGCCCTTACGAGGCATATAAGGGTTCAGGGCGCAATGAAAGGCATCATCTCCACGATAGATTCGGATCCCGAAAGTCTTGTAAAGAAAGCAAAGGCATCGAAGGGCATTATCGGCAGAGACCTTGTTAAGGAAGTAACCTGCACGGAACCCTATATTTGGAGCAACAGAGAAGAAGATCGGGGTTCGCAGTCCAGGATTAACCGTCCGGACTATTCACCATTCACTATTCACCATTCACTATTAAAGGTTATTGTCATGGATTTCGGGGTGAAGATGAACATTCTTAGAATGCTCAATAAGTCCGGCTGCCATGTAACGGTTGTTCCTGCAAGTACATCTGCAGAAAATATATTTGCAATGCAAGCCGATGGAGTGCTCCTTTCTAACGGTCCCGGCGACCCTGAAGGCGTGCCTTATGCCATAGAAGAAATAAAGAAACTTATCGGCAAAATCCCTGTCTTCGGTATCTGTCTCGGTCAACAATTACTTGGCCTCGCATATGGAGGAAGAACATATAAACTCAAGTTCGGCCACCGCGGGGCAAATCAGCCCATAAAAGACCTGGCAACGGGAAAGGTCTATATAGTTTCAGAAAATCATGGCTTTGCCGTAGACATTGATTCAATAAAAACAGAATCAGTAAAGGCAACACATATCAACCTGAACGATAATACAATTGAAGGACTGGAACATGAGACTTACCCTGTTTTCTCTGTCCAGTACCACCCTGAAGCATCACCGGGACCACATGATGCATACGGACTGTTTGCAAAATTCACCGATATGATGAAGGAGTTCAGGAAGAAAAAAATATGA
- a CDS encoding putative toxin-antitoxin system toxin component, PIN family: MHRIKAVLDTNIIVSGIVSPKGSTRKLLELSKEETFKVVTSILINREILEVLHRNSIYTKYGLNEAIIDDIASFLYEGTILTEDSYEIMKIKKDPEDDKFINCAVEGEADYIVSGDKHLLDLKHYSGIQIVNATSFLRILQKA; this comes from the coding sequence ATGCATAGAATTAAGGCTGTTTTAGACACCAATATTATTGTCAGTGGTATCGTATCACCAAAGGGCTCAACAAGAAAACTTCTTGAACTATCAAAGGAAGAAACATTCAAAGTTGTGACCTCGATTTTGATAAATCGGGAAATCCTTGAAGTTCTCCATAGGAATAGCATATACACGAAATATGGCCTCAATGAAGCTATCATAGATGACATCGCTTCTTTTCTTTATGAGGGTACAATTTTAACAGAAGATTCGTACGAAATTATGAAAATCAAGAAAGATCCGGAAGATGATAAATTTATCAACTGTGCCGTTGAAGGGGAAGCAGACTACATAGTTTCCGGCGATAAACATCTGCTTGATCTGAAACATTATAGCGGTATACAGATTGTTAATGCAACCAGCTTTTTGAGAATCCTGCAAAAAGCATGA